Genomic DNA from Bemisia tabaci chromosome 2, PGI_BMITA_v3:
AAATACGTATGAAAGTAACTCAGAAACAGAGAAATATGCAGTACATAAAGtgcaacttttccgcaaatttaaaacgcccaaGTTTTGTGCTGAATAGATGTCATCTGGCACCAATTAGAAGCGAGCAGGGGTACCTACGCCTTCCTTCAAATGTCTTTCTACTCCTTGTATTAGAAAACTATAAGAAAGTCGAAATTATACTTTCAGAATCAAAGAattgaatctcattcatgttGTCTGTAGTTGACAAGCAACAATCCTACattgaaatacattttattttaagaaatatctatggaaaatgagaggagatagtGATTTGACTGCCATTGTCCATCACTTCTATCATTTTTCGCCGTACTGGGGCATCCAgtctttggaatttttaaaagcagaCTTGTCCAGGATTTGGGCTTGAAgaatacgcaataaatcacgACGTAATCTACTCACCCAGTACTCTCAGACTATTAAATAAAAACCTCAAGGTTTAATGACCCATCAGTCGGAGACAagagaccactagacaaagaagataattGAGCAGTGTGATGCTCGTTCATAAGTTTTTAGGTCCTGTGTGCCAAAGAGAGAGGAAgtttttgtgaatatttataAGATTTGACTTTTGTTGGCTATAGTTCACTGATGAgttgattttggaaatattcttAGGTTCCAACGTGTTTGAATGAACTTTCCTTGTAGGGTCATGTCTTGTGGTGCTTAAATTATTACCTTATATAGTGATCCACTAAAATATCAATGAATAAATATGAActaaaatcaaaattagtggtcaattcaaatattttaatgatTCAAGAATGAGTTAGGAGGGAGCATGATAAAAATTTGGTCCTCTCATGATTTGTTTATGTATACCGCCTGTGTAATGAAATTAAACACAGAAGTCATGGTCCTGTTCTCTGTGTGGAGAAGTTGTCATACCTGGGAGCTCTTCTTTTCCATGGCTGAGAAAGTAGGGAACATGAAATATATTTCTCCAAATTGCGGTGATAGatttttaaacttggtttccaTGATCAAAATTGATGCAACTACTGAGTTTTTCCAGTCAAAATTAAGAAATGCCTCTAAGTTTTCATCAACATAAATCGAGAGGAGAGTATCTGAAGACATTTATTTGATACTCTGTACACAATTCATGTAGATTGAAAAGTAGCGCTGCCTCTTTATTTTGTTCGGCAACATTCAACAGCCGCATTGATGGTCTATTTTGACAGGTTCATTTTTTATCACGGAAAACAAGCTTTAAAAAACAGTTGTGCGAGTAGTTCATTTTTTAGCATGATGTTGTTTATTCACTCAAATGTTTACAAATTAATGAGAGAAGAATGAGTATGAGTTGGTGTTACACTGGTTCGTAAGATTTTGACACTGACATATTTTACCAGCAATATTTAGGTGGAATACAGAATTATTCACCCAACTAGAAAATACACACGTTTAAATTATTGATTTAAAAAGAGAACAATAACTGATCGAATTGTTTCACcctgtttcttttcttttttttgcaggtGAATTTGGTGAGCAGATGTTACAGTTGCGAGAGTTATTTTTACAGGAGGAGGATGAAGTGAAAAATCCAGCTCAGTAcaagaacaaacaaaaagtaGGCCAAGCCATAATTAATACTTAAGACTATGCTATTTGATCTCAAAATCCTCCTAAATGAGTAGTTAGAGGTCTTGTTATTCTACGTTCGTGatacattttaatttaaaataaacccaatgaaattttacttttaggTACATTTATAAGCATTTTCAAACTCTTCCCGTGACTTGATTAGTGTGTGCCATAGATCCGTTGGTTGCCctattttaattattctgtTTCATTGGTTCATGTCTAGCATGTTAAGTGGAATTGGCTAGAGCAGTCAATTTTGTATCATTCACTAATGCGTTACAAATCATAGTCTTTCCAGTTCAATGTTCAGATAATATGGACCTTTGGCGTTTGAATTGATTTAACAATATCAACGacacttttaaaagaaaaataagaaattgaatCACTAGCTGaatgaaaaactcaaaaattatgaatttggTTCACTTTCAAAGAGTAGTCTTCTTTATCGGCGTGCTGGTCAGTTTATTACTGAATGAATATTTCATTGAGTCTTTTTCGttagctttttttaaaattctcaaaatttctctGACTGGAAATGAAAGAAAGCTAGAGCTATCATCCAAAAGACGTATAAACTCCTCGATCGCTACAGTCCatctttcttcagttttttgagAGAGCTCATCATCTTCAAAATCTTGCGAAATGTGCAATCCACAGCTGTTTTCCTTGAAACAAGCATTTGATCTCCACAGTTTAGAGACACCATCTTCATCAGAATTTCCATCCCATTTTTCTTCCACTGTAGATGAAGCCATGTTTACAtacttttcaattaaattttgcatcaTTGTACaaataatttgtaatttttcagtCATGTGtgaatcattaaaatcaattttccttcGCTCTGTATTGTGCCTTTTGGGTCTACTCAAAAGTTTTGAAACTCTCTCCAGCAGGAACTCTACAATGTTCTGACAAACTACTTTATTGCTGCTGAGCTCTACCAGGAAAAAACACTGCTCTTCCCATCTCAGGAACTGTAACAAAATCAAAatgttcatgaaaattttagtcaatatgtttgacatcaataaaaatcagGTAAATGGCATATCAgactctgtttttttcttttttataatgaATAAATCATGCCCAGCTACAGtgcagaatcatgttttgaggACCAATCAGAAATTTAATGGATAAATGCAACAGTTTTATTTCATCTTCTTCCTATCAGTTTTCCATCAGAGGAAACTTATAGTTCTTTTACCtacgttttaaaaacatttattggCTGTCAATACCAAAAATTCTGTACCTTGGaggttttttcctcaaaaattgggtgtttcttaatcagaagcAATtaacctcctcctcctcctcctcccccccaccccccaaataaataatcacCGCCGGTTACATTTGGAGCTAAACAGCACTGTTTGATATTAACCTCTTCACTCATTTCTCTGTTGAAGTTTGCCTTCTTAATCGCTTACTGTTGGTTTCAAGTAGTAAAATTATGTGCGGCCAGACTAACAAATGATACTTAGATCagtcagaatgctgaaattttcattccAATATTTACTTAAATGTCTCCCTTCTTAAAAAATAAGGTGGATTACACTATCGATTGGGTCATTTGATACTATGCATTCAGTTTTGTAACTGTCGAgaacgagaaaaaaacaaagttgtGACACAACAGAGATGTGACTGACAATGAGCATGTCAGCTAAGTCGCCATAACTTTTAACTGAAAGTTACCATCATGATAGTGCAAGGCTTGTTATATCTTGAAAAGTCCTTGAATgtacttccttgatttttctctcccTAATTTTCAAGCCTTTGTGTATTGTTGCACGAAAAAAGCCcctgaatttttctttatttagttATTTCGAAAATCATTGTTTGAAGATTGGTCTTTTCATCTCTCACGCTAGAGACTATCAAAATGACAAATAGCATTATCTAGAGGTAAATTTCAAACAAGAtgagttttagtcaaaatttatTTACCTGACATGTATCATCGGACGTCAGTATACCGTCTATTGTTGCCTTGATGAAATCGCAGCAAATATCAAAGCTTGTCCTCGTGTTTTTGTCAGGAGCCATCATGTTGAGCCTCTCATCAAAGTAGCGCTTTATATCAGTAAATACCCTTTCCACCAGCAAATTTGGCCAATCAAAGGTTGCATCATGTAACTTAGACCAATCATTCAGCACATCATTCATGTACCCAAAGATCAATCGCAATAAATTGGTCAACATCTCCTCTTTGTTCGTTCCTTGCTCTCGTTGAGACTTAGTCTGAGGATCAAGATCTGACCCTTTTATGTTCCTGCGGTTGTGGCTTTCAAAAATTGAGCTTGTCTGACTTGTTGCACTATTTAACTTCAGGGCACTCATTCTAGTGGTGAATTCATCGAAAATATCTAAATCTTTTTGATTAATTTCGGAATGTATCATACATGAAAATTGATCCACAGCacggtaaaattttgtgaaaaagacCATTTGCTCATCCGATGTATTATCATCAATTTTATGGACTGAGTCCCATTTCAGACTGTCCAGAAAATGTGGGTTTGCATGCTCTTGCATCATTGCACCCAGTTGTGAATAACGCAGTTCATTTGAGTCGGgtggataaaaaattgcaaccttaTAATTTGAATCactttccgtcattttttcaaatttacaattcCGTTTCAATGCCTCAGCCTCAGTTTGTTCTGTTCTTTCTTGGTATTTTTTTGCGCAAGAAGAAAATGGTACTCTCTcatctgtttttattttgtccACCTTTAATGGGGTAGAGCTTTCAAGATTATTCAGGTCATCTTTGAAAAAGTTAGTGGTATTAAGCTCCTTATTGTTAAAGCAGAGTTTTTCTATGTTcttgcttttttctttttgctgatgagccttcagacattgacTGTGGGATTGAAGTTTTTCATTCAGAAAACAGTGAGAGTAAAATTGACTTTCCGGAGCTAAGGAGAGAGAAGcagtttcattcattttcttagATGTTTCTTGTAAGCTCTCAAGTAAAGTTGTAGTTGTTGTATTGCTTTTATATTGCCCTAGCTTTTCTTGCAATGTGTCTGTTGTTTCAAATTGAGTTTCATCGGAATCAACCGAAGAGTTTTCTGTAACAAGTTGTAACTCTTCATTTGTATGTAACTCACAGTTGATGTATCGTGAGGTTTTTTTACATACTTGCTGTTCACAAGTATTCTCTGCAGACAGCTTGTCTAAGTTAGTAATTGGTGTCGTATTTGACATATTTTTTCGCTTATCTTCTTGACGGTATAAAGTTTCTTCAGATACATTTATCACATCGAACTGAGTCTCACTGGCATTTAACAAGATGCTGTTTTCCATGATTGTTCCGTTTGCTAGTCGTCTACAAGTCTTCTCAGTGCCTCTAACAGCTctatctttatttttcaaatcaactTTAAAGGCAtctatgaaaagaaaaagaaaccaaaCTTTTGAATCAATCTGGCGAATGGAGTAAAAATATATGACACCTAAAGAGTCTTGTTCGTCTAAAGTAGATTTTACCCTTTGGACTGCAGGTGGCATAATTAAAATGCAGTATAACTGGAAACTACTTGTAGAAAGAAAGATtgtaaaaagttgaagaaagaaaaatttcttcgTAACTggcctatgctgccgtgctaagcaagaacgctgtaaatccatcaagattttcccttgTTTTTCGGAACTTAACacatcataaaataaaaactattttacccatgcatctcaaattttcgggttaaatttttgatagtattttcaaaagcattctgttaaaacatttttccaaGGTACACacgtttttctgctatgatacattttccccaaaaaatgtaaaatggcgtttttgcgttgcacggcagtctGGTGGTCAGGAGTCGGTCACACTTGTGGAAACTTTCATGGGAAATTAAAATGACTGTAGCAGGCTTTTGCtcaagtttaaaaatttaataggCCCTCAGGTTTTCTCCCTTTTTGAAATCAGGCAAAGTTTTACGTTTTTTAAGTGTCAGTAGGAAAGTGAAGAGAATTGCTGGAAAAATTTTCACTaaattatttttggagaaaagttgCAATAGTTCAAGAACCTTTACCTCAATGAAACTTCCCAGAACAGACTCGCCATTCCTATTCTATTTCACTATGAAGCTCTAGGACATGGTTCAAGGTAGATCGTGCTTTTGCTAAAGTACTTAGTActaattttaaatataaaatcaCACTTACCATCAGCACCACATAAAGCATCATATATAAGGAGTGCTTTGTCGTGTGGGAATATCCATTTTAGTTCCTTCAACAAGGtgggaccaattttaaaaatttggtgagtttGGTTCTTTGTCAACACTTTTTCTTGAAGCTCATTAAACTGAAAgtaagataataaaaaaataagtaaagttCCCTTCCAATTCAACTGTTATAGGATTAGCTTCACTTTTATAAATTGAAGATATTGTATAAAAATCCCTGGCATGAAGATATATTGTACTACATCCTGTAGTGTGTAGCACAAGCCCATGACTGCACTCATGTTGTTTTCTATTCCCTGCATTGTTCCAATTTTTCGCTGAATGCACAAATATTTCTTCTTTCAAATGggtcttctttttcctcttcagtATTTTATAAATAAACTTGTGTGCTCAAAAGTGATATTTTGAACGAGTCTCTCAGAAAGAAGTATTTTATAAATGTGTGTGACCTCTGTGTCTTTTTTGAAAAGATCTGTATCAATACCTCTGGAAGGGAAGCAGCAATGATGAATTTTATTATCTTAATTTCTTcctgaaatgaggggcttggaggacaaggtgcataagtgcagttttagcTATTTCGAGAGAtacaggtttgaagtttcgaaattacatggatcctttgGCAGAAAGTAAGTTCAGAttgaatttttgattcttaaaaattggaatttggacgtgaatttttcatagaatatgcattaagaccagttttacttaaaatcgtcaatatttcaatttttcaaaaactgcacctatgccccttgtcctccaagccccttaaataGGATCTTAGATCtcacaattttatttattattattattattttaacccctcaagttttaagagaatgaaaataaaattgaaatacactTACAAAAAGTAAATACTTCCGAACACTCTTAGCGTAAGTTTTTGACTTTGATccttttggtttatttttgatGATGACATGATCTAGAATCTGTTGCACATTTATAATTGATACATCATCTGAAAatagaacaaaaatatttttgttagaGAAATGCAGACTTGTAAATGGTGAAAAATATTAGCTGTGTAGGTAAATTTTTGTAGCGTTAAAATCCTGTCAGTGAAAAGTATTTCTCATCCAGTCCCTTTCCATCGAgtcatgttttttttccagaacaattaaaattatttaagtgTGTGTGTATATGAATTATGGCGCTGTGCAACTCTTGATCGCTATCAAAGCCCATCCTTTCACAGATCATAAGGCAAAAAACACTTTCTGATCTCATCCTCCACTCCCTACCGCATACCCTGTATTGGAGGTCCACTCCGCATTCTCCTAAGAGGAGcggaatcaaaaattttaacacttacattcttttttattgatttcTGAATTATTTGAACctaatttaaataaaacaagGATATTTTTAGTCCATAAAATTAGATTTGTTCAAATCTAACTGTGTTTTGAACTGGCTAGCTGTTTAATTATCTCATTTGAGAGACTGTCAGTGTAACAGTCAATGATCCTGCATGTTTATTTGCATTTCATCTTACGCCTAAAGGTAAGTCTTCACATTTCCGAGTAATAACTTGCtgcaataattaattttaaaagcacACATTTGAttgcgatgttttaaaatgtaatttcttAAGTACTTAACTTTTACAAGATACTTATAAGCATCTAATATTAcgtattcttcaaatttttttaagaatatctAGCAGAAGTGAAAGAAATGGAAATATAAACTCtcatattgatggccaaagtaaCCGCATACCTCCTTTTGCAATGTTTTAGATTTTCTGTCACACTTGATATTTTTATCTATGAAAAGCTAGTCAATTAGGTacttaatttcttggaaattttcttgatttttatcctctatcagcagaatattctgcacgAATTTCAAGGTGTAAAGTTGGCCTGTGTTTCTCtttgaatgaataaaaatagttggaaaaattttgaaacactgcaactgatGTACGTAGTTTTGCTTTTTGGGCAATGATAAGAATGAGGCCAATCATACCTAAAGTGCAATCATGCTGTGAAAACTTGCAtttcgacagtgtaagtccgcaaccatgtatctccgtttgtgacgttgcagacttcctgtcatacctactctatgttttaaacagaaaactactcaacggcaattcttaaaaactgctgtaatttttcttctctgtgctcAGAAAATTCTgcggaaacttcaaggaatgatgcagATTTgtccttctttaaaaaaataaaataagagaggagattttcaaacaccgcaaacgagatagtTGATTGTGTATTTGCACCTtcgatttgtattttttattggtCTTTATGAAGTAAGGATAACAAGTAATATTAtggagaatttttttgcataaacattgctaatttttttttgggggggggggggtgcttccTATTGTATGAATCAGAGACAAAGTCAATTTCGCTTTTAAATCCTCCACGCAAGCTTGCttataaaaaagttaaaaataacagAGTTCACTGGATTTTTGCATTTCCTATACCTCAAACGCAGTGTCTACTTAATTGTGTGGCTCTTTTCCTAATATAAGTAAGCCAATTTTACTTATCCACGGTGAAAGTTGGCAATCACGTAACTCTGTTTGCAACATCGCAGACTTCTGTTTTACTTTACTTTTCAAACggactactcaacagcaattctttaaaactgccgtgattttctttttttcttcttttttttttgacaagtaTTGTTGAGCCACACCATGTGGCATTTATATATACTAAtgtaaataaatcaataaataaattttccttctctgtgcgaagaaaattctgcaaaaacttcaaggcatgatgtcaatttgttctccttcaaaaaaataacacaatgacggcgattttcagacaccgcaaacgagatattaTATGATtatgccgacttacaccgtcgttaaGTAATTTTTGCAGCGCATTTCATGAGGCCAATATGGATGCGTTTTAGAAATGCTCTGCTTTCGGCCGCGAAGTTATAAACATTCGCTGATCATTTTTTATGTGCTAAGCCGATTTAAAGTGAGGGCAGTAACACCTATCATCCAACTCCGAGAATATTgtgcaaagtctgaaattttgaagatttggaGCTCCCTAAAAATGCATGAGGTGTTCTGAAAAATATGCTTCCTACCTATCATCTAACTCCGAGAATATTgtgcaaagtctgaaattttaaagatttggAGCTCTCTAAAAATTCATGAGATGATCTGAACAATACCTATGCTTTCCCCTGAAATTACCTATCAATTTTGAAAGTACTTATAACTTATAAGTCAACATTTGAGAGGAAGGTGCACAGTTTTCTTACCTAATTGTGAATCCGCACTTTCCATGATATTTAAGTCCTCTAATTTCAATGCCCATACGATGCTGGTAGCCAATTGATTTCCGGTTACTATCCCGCACTTTTTATTTGTAACCATTTCCGCTTTTGTGAAAACTCGCGCTCCGAGCTTTTCGCGGCGTTGCAATCTGATTGGTCCAGATTGGTCGTTGAGGAGAAATAACAGGAGGTAAGAAAAGATTTGGCTTGCCGTCCTTTGATGACGTCAATAGGTACTATTTGTATCTGGTTACGTAGTGCTAGTTCGTTGGTCCGCTCCCAGGTCTCTCTGCTTCTGTCGTCGTACTTTGCTCTGCTTTGTTCATCGATGATATGACGTCTTTTCTTGCGTCTTGCGTTATTCGTCGTAAATTCCAAAGTCTGAATTTTTAAGTTGTTATCCTCTTTTATCGTCCCTTAACTTTCGTTGCAAGCAATGAGCAAGTGTTCATAAGCTTGTAGGTTGTTCATGAAACAACCTTCTCCCCTTTgtgcagtttttattttttccgaagTGGCTAAATACCTCTCACCATTCCGTCATTAACCGAAGGCCAGCCGAAAGGGTGGCTTCCATATTTTgttgaggtaatttttttattatatattGAAGTGATGCTTTTAACTCAAGTTATTTTCGCTGGAACTCACTCTGCGTCGAATTTGAAGAGTTCTATACGTCCTTTACCATCCACCCTCCCTCAAAATGTCCATCAAGACTGAACTACCCTTAGATAGGAGTACTCCAAGATAAGACTCATTCGCCAATGATTTCAATGTTCATTCCTCTAAGTATGTTTTAGTCAAATGTTTCTCCGAATTTGGCTTACTTTGATCAATCGACCCGATACTTAATGACTTTCAATTCCACTGCCCTAGCATGATCTGACTGAAGGTCTAGGTATATTCATTACCACTTCGCCATTCGTTGTGATTCTCCAGATTGATCCGAATCACagaattaagtttttttcttctaccGAGGGGATAAGAAATGATGCGAGTAGAGGAGTGAATTTGTCTCAAGGTCTATTAGATTATTGCAGTGACAAAGAGGTAATGGAAGTAGGAGGCTTTTTCATTGGAGCAATTTGTCTGATTGCAACAAATGTGTATTATCTGGTGATTACATGTACAAATTAGACTCTCATGCCTTATCACAATATTTAAGACCAACTGAAGCTTTTGAGCATTATTATTCTTTTTGGCAATAGCAGCAGTAtctgtgtgatttttttattttctgtctgAAAAAGTCAAACACCCTTTCTTATGATGACATCATACCAGTCTGAAACTcgcccttgaaaattttattgataagAGAAAATCCCACCTATTTTCTTGTATCATATAAATGCGGCCAGGATTGAAGATTGACACTAGAGCCTATAAGGGAATCAAATATGCCAGTCAAGTCTCAAGTCTCTCATGATTCAATTACTGCTATGCACTTTCAGCATacccttattttatttcattccctTGATGAGGATGGTGAGAACAGTTCCTTGCtaattttcaatctttcatttATCAATGTCCTCGGAGCAAATTATAGAAGTAGGTAGCTCTAATTTCAACCCTGAAAACATACAACATGTGTGTATTTTATTGTCCTTCAATAAGGTCATTTAATGGTTGAATGAGCTAGTTAGAGCTTGTTTCTGATAACTTTGTCCTTTACGTTACATGTATTGAATAGGGAATTCCCAATTCCGCACATATAGGAAAAAAGGGAAAGTTGTCTGGACCGGACTCTAACAAGTTATGCACCTGCGTCCAGGGTGTACATAGTCTAAGAAACAGACCACTGCTCCTACTAGTCTGCAACAGAATGTGACGGCCTTCAGATGCTACTACACACTTCCGCAAAATTAATTCTCGAAGCAAGTTGCTCTAACccacttttgaagaaaattaaaagtagaATTGAAATAAAGTGAGATAAGAGGCTGTGTTAACCTACTACTAGAGCTAGCATagggagaaaattaattttaaggaaGTACGAATCATTTCCGCCTTGCTGTCATGGTAATTGATTACCATTGTGGTATGGGTTTGGGTTAGTCCTAATCAGTATTTaactagaactggggaaaggaaagaagagacaaatgtcacatcca
This window encodes:
- the LOC140224025 gene encoding uncharacterized protein isoform X2, with the translated sequence MVTNKKCGIVTGNQLATSIVWALKLEDLNIMESADSQLDDVSIINVQQILDHVIIKNKPKGSKSKTYAKSVRKYLLFFNELQEKVLTKNQTHQIFKIGPTLLKELKWIFPHDKALLIYDALCGADENSSVDSDETQFETTDTLQEKLGQYKSNTTTTTLLESLQETSKKMNETASLSLAPESQFYSHCFLNEKLQSHSQCLKAHQQKEKSKNIEKLCFNNKELNTTNFFKDDLNNLESSTPLKVDKIKTDERVPFSSCAKKYQERTEQTEAEALKRNCKFEKMTESDSNYKVAIFYPPDSNELRYSQLGAMMQEHANPHFLDSLKWDSVHKIDDNTSDEQMVFFTKFYRAVDQFSCMIHSEINQKDLDIFDEFTTRMSALKLNSATSQTSSIFESHNRRNIKGSDLDPQTKSQREQGTNKEEMLTNLLRLIFGYMNDVLNDWSKLHDATFDWPNLLVERVFTDIKRYFDERLNMMAPDKNTRTSFDICCDFIKATIDGILTSDDTCQFLRWEEQCFFLVELSSNKVVCQNIVEFLLERVSKLLSRPKRHNTERRKIDFNDSHMTEKLQIICTMMQNLIEKYVNMASSTVEEKWDGNSDEDGVSKLWRSNACFKENSCGLHISQDFEDDELSQKTEERWTVAIEEFIRLLDDSSSFLSFPVREILRILKKANEKDSMKYSFSNKLTSTPIKKTTL
- the LOC140224025 gene encoding uncharacterized protein isoform X1 — translated: MVTNKKCGIVTGNQLATSIVWALKLEDLNIMESADSQLDDVSIINVQQILDHVIIKNKPKGSKSKTYAKSVRKYLLFFNELQEKVLTKNQTHQIFKIGPTLLKELKWIFPHDKALLIYDALCGADDAFKVDLKNKDRAVRGTEKTCRRLANGTIMENSILLNASETQFDVINVSEETLYRQEDKRKNMSNTTPITNLDKLSAENTCEQQVCKKTSRYINCELHTNEELQLVTENSSVDSDETQFETTDTLQEKLGQYKSNTTTTTLLESLQETSKKMNETASLSLAPESQFYSHCFLNEKLQSHSQCLKAHQQKEKSKNIEKLCFNNKELNTTNFFKDDLNNLESSTPLKVDKIKTDERVPFSSCAKKYQERTEQTEAEALKRNCKFEKMTESDSNYKVAIFYPPDSNELRYSQLGAMMQEHANPHFLDSLKWDSVHKIDDNTSDEQMVFFTKFYRAVDQFSCMIHSEINQKDLDIFDEFTTRMSALKLNSATSQTSSIFESHNRRNIKGSDLDPQTKSQREQGTNKEEMLTNLLRLIFGYMNDVLNDWSKLHDATFDWPNLLVERVFTDIKRYFDERLNMMAPDKNTRTSFDICCDFIKATIDGILTSDDTCQFLRWEEQCFFLVELSSNKVVCQNIVEFLLERVSKLLSRPKRHNTERRKIDFNDSHMTEKLQIICTMMQNLIEKYVNMASSTVEEKWDGNSDEDGVSKLWRSNACFKENSCGLHISQDFEDDELSQKTEERWTVAIEEFIRLLDDSSSFLSFPVREILRILKKANEKDSMKYSFSNKLTSTPIKKTTL